CTTCAGTGTTCCTGGCTAGTGGAGTTGAAAGCCTTTGTGGAACTTTGGATAAGATTTTCATGTTCATTGGTAAAGTTCCTGCTTATCTATCCTAGAAAGCTGTGGTAACCTTTCAGCTGTTGATTACagattttattctaaaaaattTGATAAAACAGACTAGTAAATGAAGATTTATAAAGacaccaacaaaaaaaatgaagaaatatatgCTGTGTGGCTCCTATTTATGTTTTAGCCTGTGATTAACACTGAGACTTtctttatacaaaataaatttgaaaggtagaataaggagagaaagggaaaatctAGAATGAAGGTGACTGGCACTTTTACAAAATGTCAGTGCACATAGTGTACATACTAAGGTATGCACTTGGCTGAGTTTAACAGTCTTCAAAATGTAAgctaaaatagaaaacaatgaCATCAGTCCTTCCGGTTTGAGAGGAAGATgtctaaaaaatgaaatttatgtGACTCAGATAAATGTGTTTATAATAATGtctctctgctgtgtttttgaAGATGAGAGCGGGAAAGAGGTTAGTCATTTGTCTTAAAAAGTGCTGGAGGACTGACCAGACCCTGGAAAAAACATCTAGTGATGCTGACCTTGAAGATAGGAATAGAGCAGCTTTGTGATAGAGTAAGAGGAGCAGGCCATAACACTGATGTTCCTTGAAGAATTTGCTGTGACTGTAACACAGAAACCTTGGAAGCAGCTTGATCAAGCTTAAATTTGTATCACTAGAAGTCCAGCGTGGGGACAGAGCTTAGACTGTGTTGTTTTACAGTTCATTTCTTTGTTAGCAAAACGCTGCCTTGGGAAGAGTAAGCATTTGATCTTCCACTAAGCATGTGGTACTTATTTAGTTTCTTACATACATTACTTTCTCACTTCAGTTGTGCCTAATGTTGATACCAAACAGAACCCGTGTAGATGCTGTGCGTTGGATTTGTCTTACCAAACATAGGCATCCCAAGTTAGTAGCACAAACTTGTTTCTGTGTGTTGAGATGGATGAGATAGTGTTCTTTGGAGCTACCCTTATCTCTCTGATGAAAAACAGAGCCTAAAATGACTACTGCAGACATTCAGATTGTGTGAGATGAGTCCCACTTTGTTTCTGGCTATGGTGATCTTTGTTAAGAAAGGCATAGAATCCTTTTGGTTTCCAACTTGATTGAGTGCTGGAGCTCTCTGGGTGTGTTTAAATTAGTAGTCCAGGATAGAGAGGAGGAGTTTTTTGGAAAAGCTTCCACTGGAAGTTGGAGACAGCTCTCAAGCTTTATTATATGTCATTCATATATAAGAATGATGTATATTTGATGAAATACATAAGACAGTATATGTAAACCTataaaaggaaatgctgaattCCATCAGTATAAAGTTGAGGGAGAGAGTTCAGCAAAATGTCAAAGGATTAGATTTACAAGGCACAGTTAAATTATGTTGGGCTAACAAAGCCGTGTCTAGACCAGTGACAACAGGAAAGCTTGCTGCGGGGAGAAGGGGCTGTGGAGACTAAAGAAGAGTTAATTTCCTGCAACTTGGTATGAGTTAGTTACTAAATGAAACAAACTGAGGAATACTTTAATCCTGTGgacaaattatttaataattaataaaaggTTGTATGGTTTGCATATTTTTCCTGAAGCATCTGATGCTGTCCATGGAGATGGAACAAGGGATTCCATAATACGCAGTGTAGTTTGGATACTCTGTGTCAGTGCCTACCAAACAGACAGACAGGTGATGGTCCTGCTAGTTATTTGGAAATGCTTCTGATGTTTCCAGCTCTAGGTGATTTCAAAGCAAATAATGAGGTTAGTTTAAGAATTATGAGATTTAAATAAAGATACTGATTTGAACTGTTCAATTTAGTGTTTGAAAATGTGAACTTCACTGATTAAAAGTTTTCCAGTCCTGGTAATAGTAGAGAAAAGCTTTTGATGGGTGAGAGTACTGTACAGCATCAGCAAGACTACAGGAGTAGgagctttaagaaaaagacaaagtatTGCGAGACTTCTGTGACCGGTGCTTAGGAAAAATGCACTAACCTAAAATATTAGTAGAGGTGTAGTAGGATCCTTTTGGCATTAAGGAAGGCAGAAAGATCTTTTAGTTCCTATAGATTTTTGAGAATCGTAActtggtttctttcttctttttcagatgGAAATACTGACATGAATGTAGGAGCTTTGATGCTTTCGGACATTGAATTTTGATTTGGTAAATGACCACAAATAAAATACTGCCCAAACAAGCTGAAATGACTTGAAGACCTTTGGTTCTGCATTCATTCCTTCTGAAGCAATGGTTTTCTCAGCAATGTTGACACTAGCCCATTCTGGGACCTCAAATGCTACTTTTATTGTTTATGAAAATGCCTATATGAATTTTACCACTCCCCAGTTTTTGCTTCATAGTGGCACAACACAGCCATTGAGATACAGTTCAGGTGCTGTGCTCACCACTGACAGAAGTACTTTCCTGGTAAACACTACAGCTATCCTGCCACCACAAGAAGTTTTCAGGAGCTTGAGTGTGCCACTCCAGATCATTCTTTCTGCTGCTATGATATTTATCCTATTGGTTTCTTTCCTTGGAAACTTTGTTGTCTGCCTCATGGTCTACCAGAAGGCTGCTATGCGATCTGCAATTAACATTCTCTTAGCAAGCCTTGCTTTTGCAGACatgctgctggcagtgctgaACATGCCTTTTGCTCTGATAACAATCATTACCACTCAGTGGATTTTCGGGGATATATTCTGCAGAGTCTCTGCCatgtttttctggctttttgtCATAGAAGGGGTAGCAATTCTTCTCATTATTAGCATTGACCGATTTCTAATCATAGTTCAGAGGCAAGATAAACTGAACCCATACCGTGCAAAATTTCTCATTGTGATTTCATGGGCAGCGTCCTTTGTTGTTGCTTTCCCCCTATCAGTAGGAAATCCTAATCTGCAGATACCCTCGAGAGCACCTCAGTGTGTTTTTGGCTACTCTACAGACCCAGGCTACCGGGCCTATGTGATACTTATCttgctaatttctttttttattccgTTCCTGGTAATGCTGTATTCTTTTATGGGCATACTCAACACCGTCCGCCACAATGCAGTTCGTATCCATAGCCACCCTGATAGCATATGCCTCAGCCAGGCCAGCAAACTTGGTCTCATGAGCTTACAGAGACCTTTTCAGATGAATATTGATATGAGCTTTAAAACTCGTGCCTTCACAACCATCTTGATTTTATTCCTTGTCTTCATAGTCTGTTGGGCGCCCTTCACCACTTACAGCCTTATTGCCACATTCAACAGCCACTTCTACTACAAGCACAACTTTTTTGAGATAAGCACTTGGCTCCTTTGGCTCTGCTACCTCAAGTCTGCACTGAACCCACTGATTTACTACTGGAGGATTAAGAAGTTTCATGATGCATGCTTAGACTTAATGCCcaaatatttcaagtttttgCCACAGCTACCCGGCCATACAAGGCGACGCATTCGACCCAGTGCCATCTATGTGTGTGGGGAGCATCGGTCAGTAGTGTAAAGCTGCAACTGCTTGACATGaagattattttctgtgattatttgtttttaagatttgattattttttttatttgtttgttttctttaatatggCTTCTTGAGTGAGGCCATTCAACTTGATTAAATTTTCCAATGTTCTGTGCAATTttgggaggagagagacagaggggAAGTGATTGATTATAGTTGATTTTACTACCAGAATACAATGTAAACAAAATAACAGATGTTACCTCTAGGATTCCATGGAAATCcattcttttaaacaaaaactacaTTTATAACACTCTGTCAGGTTTATGCTTACTAGGCCTGCAATTGCATCTAATTGTAGGGTTTTTTATGCTGCTAAGATACAGTATATTTAGTTGatgtaatttttctgaaaaacgTTGCTGCTGTTTGCCAATATATTAGAGCCAAAAAATCTCATTAGATAAATTCTCTttaattttaacaatatttcagaagttttgatGGTGACActagaaaacttcttttttaatatttccattaatatttttgtgcacTTTACAAAATTTGCTACAGAATTTGTTCAttggaatattttcttctgtatcaaAGGGGTATTATGATCATTATTCATTATACTGGGGAGGtttaatgaaaaacacatttaagcTCTAGTAGGGCAATTTATGTTGGTATATTTACACCTACAGCCACAtacctgctgtttttctgatCAACAGTAACTTTAATTGCTCAGTGATTAGGGGAGTTGGAAGGAGAAAATGGAGGCGTGAAAGGGAATGAATATACCATGTCTTGAGGTTTATGTTAACACAAATTCTGGAGGAAGAGAGTTCACATGAAAATTGGTATAGGAGGAAAAGGTGGATGTAGATGTTACTTTTGGTTGTAACAATCTCTCCAAATCTAATGATACTCCGGAAAGTGTATTGGAAATTGTGACTTCGGGGCCTACAATTTACATTGTGTTGGTATAATGCTGTTTATACTTGGAGCTTACATTGGATGAGCTATGCTCTGTACTGCTGAAATTGTGCTATCAGATATTTGTTAGAATAGATTTAGGGATAGTAAGGCAAACCAGCAGACAAACAGAACACGAATCATAGTTGAAGTTTAGGACCTAGTCTATATgcaatgactgaaaaaaaaaaaaaaaaaaaaaaacccagagtactttttttcccacttttagTGTCAAACTGAAGTGATAAACTGGCAATAATGAATAACAGCTGGCCAGCAGTTTACTGGGGGTGGAGTTAGGGGAGAAAGAGAGTTaacttcccttttttcccccctctgatAATTactttacacttttttttttttttcattacctCTTTCCCCCTGTAGTGCCTGCTGCCTCAAGGGTTTGCTCTACTGTTCTCATGTGTTAAAGATCAGCTTCTCTGCCTGAACCATCTCTCTGACTAAGGTCGGATTGTTTTGGTACCTGCCTGAAAGTAAAAAGTCAGAGGTTTCCTTTGATGATAGTACTCCAGATTCCTAAAGAAGTATATAATGAAAggtgaataaaattaaaactttggGTTCAGGCTTTGAAGTGAGATTCTTAGTTGCTCTGGGACTAGGGAAGGTTGCCTACAGAACTTGTGCCTCTTTGCAGTGGGCTTTTCAGAGAAGTGTGTAATtaagaggaagaagaataaTGTACATCCAGTTTATCCAGGGCTAGGGTTCAGGCTTCTCTTGGCTCTGGCTCTTTTCAGCACTCAAAGCACAAGCACCTCTTCTTTGTTCTTGTCCCTGAGGAGCAAATGTCTACAACAAGCTGCATAGGAGTTGAACTGAGCGTATGAAAGAAATGCACTGTACTGTGTGGATGTCTAGGGGCTGCTTGTTTTCTGAGGTCAACTAAGCATTTACAGCACAGATTTTATTTAGATCTTCAGCAAAGAACTAATTAAACAGTAATTTCTGTTCCTCTCATTGACAGCTTTTTGTTGGTTATATTTAAGTTCCAggaatataaaaggaaaaatgtttaatttacttgcttcattaaaaaaaaaaaaaaaagaaaaaagcttcttaATACACTGCTAATCAAGGTTGTGAATTCACTGTGAAGGTACCCAGGAGGTCACGATGTTACTGCTATCTCTGCTCTCCATTCCTTTTCAACTCTGCTGGTGACAGCATGTTTTTTTGATCAGAATGACAGGTGGTAAAGGAGTTCTGCTGTAAAACAGTGTTTAAGTGTGTCTTTGCGatagagcttttatttttcaattacatTTACATGGGTAGCAGAAGTTTATGACCTGGATGAtatgaattttctgtttcaaagctGTCATTCccttttatctttattatttaaagcagcaaaattatGCTTTAAACTAATGTAATACAATGGGAGTATACACTGTCTATGCTGGCAGGAGCTGTCTTCCAGAGCTATAATATTAGAGGTTTGAATCAATGTCATAAATGGTAGTGATTCAAGAAGGAAAGATGATGAGTAATGCAGTAAAGTTAGTGAAATGAATTTCTTGAATagggttttgggggggattTCATAATATCTTGTTTGTACTTGCTGTGAAGTAGAAATTGCAAGTGTGAAAGTTGATTTGTCTGGATAGCTAACTCCTACTGTAGCAGGGTTTCTGCTCAAAGCTGGGTCAGTTGAGTCTCAGAGAAAAGAGACCCTGTATTGCCCAAATCCAAAGGCAACTTAAGTGATGGTACAGTATTCATGCTTACCAGGTTTTACAGATGATCAGAGTGAATCATACGGTGAATAGGAGAGTgttaagaaaagggaaaaaaggtgaCATAGAAGTAACCCAGGTTAGTTATGTGTTTACAGAACTATTTGACCTATTGTATCTAATATACTGTCTTTAGAGCAGTGCCTTGATAATTACAGCTGAGGTCCTAGGATCAAAATAAAGACCATTAAACTGCTTAGTCTTGCTCTCCATGATCTTGCCAAGATGAGCCTAACCTTGCCTACATCTATAATGTTACAAGACATACGTGTTTGCAGGATTAGGGCAATAAGGGCATTTTAATGGTCTTGACAAGTCAAagtcaggatttttaaaaatggagattAACTTGATTCTTCTTGATTCTACTAGGGAGTTATAATCTTCCTCTCCAGAAATGGTATGTGTTACTAAACTGTATCTCCTTGCATTAGATTATCAAAAGTCTTTGATACGAAGTATtgaaatgaatgtatttttcaattatGTTGCAATTTAACTCGTTCTGTCAAAGCATGCTGCTTTCACAACTTTCATTTGTACAAACCAAATTTGCTGAAATGCTTCTTTTGTACTCAAGGTTGtatatttttgacatttcttgCTActtatgtaaaaatatttatgtatatagggaagaaaattgttttgcctcttactgctttttgttgatcattttttcacttgtatgcttaatgcttttatattttctcttatttggGCATATGCAAAATGACTGCCAGACTTCAGAGGTCTTTCTGTAATTATTGGAGAGTTTTACTTCTCAAGTCATTCAATCTTGCCCTCCTTGAAAGAtattctggtttatttttatgtgaaaagtaaaaattcagAGCACAAGTTTGTTGTGATTGGAATGGTGAAGAATTTAAGTCCAGTTTTCCAGGAGCCACTACTTTGCCATTATGAACTGATTTGATCCTTTTTTTGAGAAGTAGTCATTTTCTGATGTGCAGAAACCTACTTAAtagcttgttttaaaatggtaattCAAGAACGatgttgtcttttctgtacATATTACacctgtgaaaaatatttgagaaacataaaggaaaaaaaaataaacatgatcATTCTCCAAAAATGTGGTGAAAGTCTTTTGCATTACTATACCTATGTACATTCACAGTCTAAGCAAAAGGCCTCTTGAATTTAACACCCAactttcaagcatttttttttgtttgcaagtCAAACAACAAAAGATTTATTAGCccattttactgaattttagttgttttttgtttaggttaaaatgtttttgtgtaaTGAATTTACAAAATGCTCTTTTACCAGAAATTGGGTAGAGATATGTCaacatatgtaaaataaataatatccagaaaaggagggaaggcCTAAAGAGAAAATACCCTTTGTAAAAATACTCTTTGAAGTAGGTGTACTACCTTTTAGCTAGGACTAAGTAATtattgtgaaataaataaaacagacagCAGTACTGCATGGTATGATTCATTTCAGCACAAGACAGTGACCTTTATGATTCGAGTGCTGCATGTTTGTATGTGACGAATTATTGCCCATGTTAGTAAAACTGCAAATGATTAGTCTCTGGGCTGTTTAGGGGGAGTTTTTCAGCTTGCTAGTGATATAGCAGAAATTTTgctagaatattttctttacctTGCAAGGAGTCAAGGCATATTCCTGAAGAGTTGCTGAAAGGTGATGGGTGTTTACACTTGATAGGGAATGGCCTGGCTCAGTCGGAATAATCCCATTTAAGCAGCTGCCTGAACACCTAATTTTCAAACTCCTTCCCTGTACTTCTGCAAAAGAATAcatcttcctcccttctcttcccctctctctcctgaTGTGATGCCTTTTAGTGTCTCATGCCAAGGGGTAGGTGTGGTGACAACAGGAGTTGCTGGCGCTGCCtctgtgggaagaggaagaggaattGGGGCAGCAAGTCCCACTCCCTCCCGGTCTGGGTATGGGTTGGAGCAGCTATGAAAGGCTGAGAGGAAATTTTACCACCTTTGATTATAAGATTGGATTTGCCAGGGACAAGCTGTTACAGGAGCATGTGCATTCTTTGCCTGTAGTGATTGTGCAAACTTCTGGTTCTTTTATCCCAGAGAGAGACTGTAGATTTTATACAGCTTCTTCCATCTGTGTCTTTTTGCAGCTGAACTACAACAGTCTGTAACTAATTCATTGCTGATTAAGAATCCCGTAGTTGATTTGTCTCTGTTTGCATGAGTACCCTGGGCACAAAAGCTATTGCTCTCAAAAAATGCCATTAAGAAAGAAAGTCACAATTGTGATATGAGAAGCAGGAGAGGCATAAGTCAGTAATTGCACTGTGATAGAGGAAAATGTGAGTTGTATTGGGtgatattttaattcttaagcCTCCTTTATAAATCAGggttgttttaaaaatggaagtcaCAGATACTTTTTGCATAGAATATTAGGGTTGTGttgtttaattttactttttttgggCAACAGTGAATTCAACTTCATATCAAATCACTAGCGTCttcagaagtggaaaaaaaatagcaacacAATATTCATAAATATCAGAGTAGAACTTATTCCTGTTTTAGTTGCCTGTGTCTAGATAACCAGCTTTCCTGATGTGTGGGTGCAGAATAGCTATAATGAGACATACTCCTTGCTTAATTGGTGTTCTGCCTTAAATAGATCATTGCAGTGCAAACCTCTGTGGTTGACCTGGAATAAAATTAAGCCTATTCATCAAAACAAGTAGGaactccttccttttttttttttttttttttgttcaggaaAAGCTCAAGACAAAGGTGTAACGTAAGCcctgttgtttttttggggTGTCAGTGCTGTCTTACTCTGGAAGAAGCCCTCTTGAAGAGGGATGAAGTGCTATCTCTTCCACCATTTCTTGCTTCTTGATTGATACTTTAACTGTGAGACCAGTCATTTAGAATTTGCTTCCCTGGACTTggctttccttcttcttcctaaCTGAATGAGACTTAAACCCATATCTCAGACTGTATACTGAAGTATATTCTGAAGGAAATGTGAGACACTGTCAGTCCCTCCTGAGGACTCCTTCACATTGAATAGCGTAGCATTGCTTGGGCTAGAGAGAATAAGGTAGTCGCTTTGCAAGAAAGTGGGAGGCTGTGCTGCAGTCACCATCTGATACAAGATGGTGTGGAATTTCACTTACGTTTTCAGAAGAGCAATGGAAACCACATTTTCCCCCTTTGCCAGCACGTGCACTAGCTGCCCAGGCCAGGTCTCTGTCTCTTCTGGTGAATATTCAATTGTTTCATTCAAAATAGAACAGCTTTTACAGGAGGGAATGAGAATGTCCCCTTTTCTTGCCTCAGGTTAGGTGATAATTTGCTGGTTAAAGCATTCAGAAGAGATGGAAGTTATGGTTTAAAATCTTCTTGAATCCTGAGAGAAACTGAAATCTTGTCTGCCTCCTGAGTTGTTTTAACCATAGAATTACAAGGCAAAGGAGTCGAATACCAACAATTCTAGCCTAGCTTATGTTTTGGGGAACCTTGTCTCTTAGATGAGCTCTGAAAATGCCTACTAGGTGGACTTTCTCATGTGATGTAGATAATGTAAAGCTTATTTTGTACATCCTGGTTTGACATGGACACTGCACTTTTCACCACTATCAGTGCTCCACCATTTCTAGGCatgtgcaggagctgcagaagcagacTTAAAAGATGGGATTCATCTGCCTTAATTTAGCTATCTAGTGTACACAGTGCCTCCTGATCTAATCGCCTGAGGCtcttttgaagtcagtggaaatgaGTGAATGTTTTTAGATATGATTTATATGAGCTACTTTGGAAGTTTACCTTAGGGTAAAAGAAATCGAGCCTAGAAAAGTTGTGCCTTTCTCCACTATTATAAAGTGAAGATTATAAAGGGAATCTGGAGTGATGAGCACTGAGATGCACATTCATAATTGGTCAGATTAATCTCATTCCAAAACACTTAAGGAATTTTAATGTGGGAAACTTAAGGCACCTATGAGCTTAAGGGTTAAATGCAAACGAAATGGCTTTAAGGTTCTGCCATTTGACTTTGGATTACTAAAGTGATGATCactacattgaaaaaaaatgcgTAGAGGATGCGAAGGTAACCTGAATTTTAGAACTtaactttcttctgtgtttggCTCTTCCTGGCGGCGTGTACTAACCACAAAGCTGCTGAGAGATTAATGCTTTTCTATATGATTGTGGTTTAAAAGATATGACTTATTTTCAGGTAGGTACCTATCGTTCTCCAAGAAGGAATGGAGATTTAGGATTTCAGATGGGTAAAGGCATCCAGTGTGCAATAGGGGATAGACTTCTGAACTTCAGCAAGGAAGGTGACAGTTTGGACAACCTTCTGCCAAACGTATCTACTGAGAGTTCTAGGTGGCTTAGTTATCAAGTGGATGAACTGAAACAGCCTCCAGATATAGCTGACTTTCTCTGCTCAGTGCAGAGAATGTGGGTACCAATCTCTGACCCTTTGAATGAGAGTCTATAAAGGACTCATTCATAAACTTAAGTGCTTTTGGTGGCTTTTTTGATCTTAACTCCCCTATTCTTTAACTCAtgacaaaaatacttttaactAAAGCAGGtcactacagaaaaagaaaatacaaaaagcactttaaatTTGAGATTGGAATTTTTAAGAGGTGCTTTTGTTAAGATAATAATTAATCCCTGTGACCAGTATTATACTGGAGATTAGGCTAAATGACCGCAATAATTCCTTACAGGTGAAAACCTTATTCTGTATGAGAAGCGAATTCCTCTTACATAAAACTTGTCTTTATTAGTACCATTGCCAAGGTGAGCCTGGGTGTTGGTAGAAAGAATCTCTAACATAATTTAGGGGTACAAAGAAATAGCCCTTTCAAGAGCATTACTAACCTTTTAAATTCAGCTTAGGCCAACGCTGTTGGTACTTGATTCTGGAAGATTGGTTCTTCTAATCAACTTTCTCAGAGGAATTCATTATCTTAAAACCTGTGACTAATGAAagatgttttgttcttttgaagTTCAAGCTAATTTCCATGAAGGTTACTATTACTAAGCAACAGACTCTACAGAGTGCCTCTTGAGGGACTGAAGCTACAGTGTctataaaagtaaaacaaaacacagtgaaaaaatgatgaaatagcATCCCAAATAGAGTGGCCATGACTAGTATCATGTACATGGCGTGTTTTCAGGAATCTCCTTCCTTGAATGCTGTTccctgaaaaatggaaaaactccCACAGGAACTAAAGATCAGCATAAACCTTCCAGTCTGAATGCAAGGCAAGAGTCAGCCTCTTCTTAAATGTAAATACACAACATTATGaccattcaaaagaaaaaaaagccactaaATTAATTCAGTATACTCAATTCTTCTAAGAAAAGCAATCAGAAATAATATGTTAGTCACTAAAAGAAGAATGCTTATTTTGGTTGTGAGGATAGAGTGAAATGAAGTACAGGACTGCTTGCTTATGTCACAAAAGATGATGCAATATTTCAATATAAGTTCTATTCAGCTTTGCATCAGAGGAGAATTTTTTATTCAGAGCTTGtttgggtaaaaaaaaatggatattcaGCTTTTTGAGGATAGAGATTTAATTCTGTCTGTATTCTTACTTTGACCTTATCCACTGGTTCTACTAAATACAAGCTGCAAATgataatggaggaaaaaaaaaagaaaattgctttcaaTACTTTTTGTATGCTTGAGTAAATTGCTTTGGTCTTGcccctttcctttttgtgttcAATCTGACTAAGTGTTCAAGAGAGAGTTTTCTGTCATCTTAcatgaaatgaatttcaatttTTGTTCAATAATTTTTATGAACTCCTTTAACAtagtaaaaatgtaaatatatgaTTTAACTCACTAATTACAGTGTGTGTAGGGTAAGTACAATCTGGAAATAAGTAAAATGTTCTAAATATTTGAGTTAAATAATAAGGATATGTGGTCAGATACATCAGATTTTTGTTTAGTACATTAGAAATGAACTCCCAAAAGTAAGGATAAGATGTCCAAAATCATTCTTAGCACAGAGATTTCTTCCCACCTTCCCCAAAATGCTTTCAGTTGCTCTGATCATTCCAGTCacagttgctttctttttttaatagattttttttcaaatacatgcGTCTTCTAGCACTACATACGAAAGATGTACTATTGTCCAAGTTTTTGTAAAGAGAGAAGCAAGGCACAAgagaaattaatacaaaaataggATTAGATGGCTAATTGCCACctaagttaaagaaaataagtaaacagAATCTCTAGTTAGCTGTTTATCTGTCTCTGGAGCCCCTGAGAATCATGAGGTGTCTGCATTTCCCAAGCTGCACAATCTCTATTTCTGGACATGCCCAGAAGCAGATATGTTCTCCCATTGCTAAGCTGGTAGGTGGCACATTCACACCTAAGCCCTGTCAGTGTCCAGGTGTTTAGTGTAACTCTTTTGCCTGCAGAGCTAACTCAGTGAACTTAATAAAGCATGTATAGATTAAATCAGGACTGAAACTCACCTCTCTCCTCTTCTAGACAAATGCCCCTACTGGTAGGCCATCACACCTGGTGGTAAAATACTTGTTTCAGACTAATGAGTATCGTAGCACTGTATGGTGAACTAGAGTCTTGTGCTGCTGCAACTTGTAGTTGGGAGATTCATATGGGAGATGTGCATGGTTGTGTTAGACTGATGATACCACCAAGGAGAagtaggacaagaggcaacgggtgaaaactgaagcacaggaagttccgcctgagcgcgagggggaatttcttccctgtgagagtgacggagccctggcacaggttgcccagagaggctgtggagtctccttctctggagatcttcaaggccaatctggatgcaaccctgtctaacatgctctaggtgaccctgctgagcagggaggggttggactagatctccagcggtcccttccaaccttactgattccgTGATTcttttttgctgcaaaaata
The sequence above is a segment of the Rhea pennata isolate bPtePen1 chromosome 3, bPtePen1.pri, whole genome shotgun sequence genome. Coding sequences within it:
- the GPR63 gene encoding probable G-protein coupled receptor 63, producing MVFSAMLTLAHSGTSNATFIVYENAYMNFTTPQFLLHSGTTQPLRYSSGAVLTTDRSTFLVNTTAILPPQEVFRSLSVPLQIILSAAMIFILLVSFLGNFVVCLMVYQKAAMRSAINILLASLAFADMLLAVLNMPFALITIITTQWIFGDIFCRVSAMFFWLFVIEGVAILLIISIDRFLIIVQRQDKLNPYRAKFLIVISWAASFVVAFPLSVGNPNLQIPSRAPQCVFGYSTDPGYRAYVILILLISFFIPFLVMLYSFMGILNTVRHNAVRIHSHPDSICLSQASKLGLMSLQRPFQMNIDMSFKTRAFTTILILFLVFIVCWAPFTTYSLIATFNSHFYYKHNFFEISTWLLWLCYLKSALNPLIYYWRIKKFHDACLDLMPKYFKFLPQLPGHTRRRIRPSAIYVCGEHRSVV